TAATATCCTTATTTTCTTCTGCTGTCCGTGGTTAGGTCATTTTTACTTTTAAAGAAAAGCCTCGCATGAATGTAAAGATTGTAATTGCTGCACATCCTTGAGATGTGGATGGGCACTGGAGCAatgggaggaaatccatgcagtcacagtgagaagatTCAACACTGTCACACAGTGTGAGGCAAAAGCTCTGTTAACTGTATGACCATGCTGCTGTGTCCAAAGCCCAAATACAAAGATacatggtgcaggagtaggccattcggcccttcgagccagcacggccattcaatgtgatcgtggctgatcgtccacaattagtacctcattcctgccttctcccacaccccttgattccgctagccctaagagctccatttaactctcttttgaatgcatccagtgaatcggcttccactgccttctgaggcagagaattccacagattcacaactgtctgtgcgaaaaagtttttcctcatctcagctctaaattgcctaccccttattcttaaactggagcccctggttctggactcccccaacattgggaacatgtttcctgcatctagcgtgtcaatcccttaataattttatatgtttctataagattccttctcatccttctaaattccaaatgaGCAGAATTTtggcttgtttttgagcctggatAGAAAttgataagatcacgaggggcaggCATTTGGATTATAATTCCTGCTCTGCATTCAataacatcatggctgatctttcacctCGATAACACTTTCCTGCACAATTCCATACCCTTTAATTCACTTGATATCTAagcatctatcaatctctgccttgaattaACTCTATGACAGTGCTCACATTGGTTCTCACTGGTAGAGGATTCCAACATTTTTCTAGATTCCTCTCATCTCTGCTGTAAATATTGGACACTTATTTTGAGATTCTGATCCTGGGTTCCATGCAGGGAAGGACCTTTCTCTTCCCACCCCACTTCTTcccatctaccctgtcaagcctCATTCAAATTGCCTACAGTTTAATAGCATCATTCTCTGATTCTTCTCAGCTCAAGAGAGTATAAGTTAAATCTGCTTAATCTCTCCACTTTTTTTCAAAAAAAAACATCATCCTAAGAATCAGTCTGGAGTATTAGTCTAATCGTCTCATGAAACTTCCTTGGGTAGAGATATCAGATCAGCACTCATTATTCCTTTGCAGTCTTGCTGGGGTCCTGGATAATTGGAGTAAGACGTCTCTatgttgtactcaaatcctctgatgatattgtactcaaatcctccatCATATTATTTGCCTTTCACATTGCGCACTCTATCTGCATGATAACTTTCGGTTGCAAGGACAGCAAAAGGGCCTCTGAACAACAACTCTCAAACTcttgctgtttaaaaaaaatactatctCCATTTGTCCATCCCATCAAACCTTTCAGCTGTGAGTTTTTCCATACCTCTTGCATCTCTAAAGAAAGATAAGAATTTAATATCAGGGATTTAAGAAgtcctcttttaaaaaaaaaaaatcatgcataaaataatattaaaGCTTTGTATTGGAGTTAATACATTTGAGTCAGGTTCTTCTATTAATATATCCTGTCTTTTTAGATTGATGAAACAATAATCTATAAAGGGATCAAGAATACAAGAAAATGTGTGGATTGTACATTACCGAGAAGTGCTCCTCAACAATTGTAAAGCTGATGGTTGGCTTTCTTCTTCTGATGCCCCAAGGCCTTTCACTGATTTGCCCTTCTGTTTGTCAGCATTGCACAAGGACCCTGACGGAGTGCTGCAATTTAGGTTTAACTTCCATTCCTTCGAACTTGGCAAAGTCCGCTTCTTCGATTTACCTGAGCAGAAATAATATTTCCGGTATAATTTCTATAGATTTCGAAGGATTTAACAGATTGTCAGCACTTTTTCTCGATAATAATGATCTGATCTCTGTACATCCACAAGCTTTTGTGAGCCTCGTCGACTTGTATTATCTACGATTGAATAATAACCAGATAAAACATTTAAATCAGGAAATATTTGAAGGCCTTTCAAAACTTCGTTATTTGCATCTACAATGCAATCAGATTCTTTCTATTCCAGTAGGATTGTTTTCTGATTTGGCTGCCCTTCAATATTTGCAACTGGAAGGAAACTCTCTTAGGTCGCTCAGCCATGGAATGTTCACGGGCTTGATGAGTCTTCGCACGCTTCATCTTGCTAACAATAGAATTTCATGGATATCTAGTTCTTCATTTAGACATCTCTTAAAACTAGAGTTTCTCAATCTACAGAGTAACCGCTTGGCATGGATCCCATCAAATGCATTTGCTCAACTTAAGGTCCTTAAGAGGCTTATCTTATCCAATAACCCAATTGAGCTGATTCATCCTTTGTCTTTCAATGGACTGGAAAATCTCAAATATCTTTCCCTCAATAATGCCAAAATAAAAGCTATCCCAAAAGATGGTTTTGCTGCACTGAACAACTTGAGGCATTTAGTTCTAAGTAACAATAGTATAACTCGTGTCAATTCCAATGTATTTAAAGTGCTAAAATTACGGCATTTGCAGCTAGACGATAACAACATATCCATTATTGAGTCAGATGCTTTTGAAGGAATGTCAAGAACTTTAAAAGTCCTACATTTGGCCAATAACCATCTTACAAATTTGTTTCCTGAGGTTCTGATGTCACTGAGTTCCCTAGTTCATTTAAAGGTAGATGGCAATCCTTGggaatgcaactgcaacatgctcAATATGCGCAATTGGCTGTTGTCATCTTCATTTAGGGTAAACATTCGTTGTCAGAGTCCATCCCATTTACGTGGTAAACCCTTGTATTGCACCAGAATAAGTGAGATCAGTGGATGTAATGTCACCTTGGTACCTTTGGGGTTAAATGCTGAAATAAGATCTCCAGCCACTCGTGTAGCGTTGACTTCAGTGAAAACAGATACCCCAAATCTACATTTCAAGCTGGAGCACAGTTCTATAACTAAGGCAaactttggagatgcagcccTGGCAGCAAAAGACAATGAGCAGTTCCTAAGTACATTTCCAGTGCAGCTGCCAATTGAATACACACCCATAAATTTCACCACGTTGACAGATTCAGATATGGCAACTATTTTAATTAAACCATTAGCAATCTGTAAACAGAATTTAGCAAAGTTGAACCAAACCTTTGATATACTCTTGGTCTTTTTTATCTTGGCATGTACAGCAGTTTTACTTTTGACATACAAAGTGCATCTTTTGCGTCAGAAGCTTAAGGAATTAGAGGCTGAAGGGAACAATGTTCTCGAGTACTACAGTGTATATCCATTTGCACGGTATCACGTGACAGATCCGGTGCAGGCTATACTCCCAGAACGAGTGACAAGACCACAAGTGCATCAGGCAACTACATTGAAGATAACATATCCTGCTAATCAAGCACAGGTTATTTTATTTGAGCACTCTGTTTTATGATTGTGGTGATGATATCTGATGTACAACTAAGTGAAACGAAACATTTAAAGAGGCAACAGCTAATTTTGAACATCACTTGCATTCTATGTTGTGGATGCATCATGAATTTTCCCTTCAAGTTGCCAAGGATTCCTACATCAAATAAAATGTTACTAAAGTTTACCATTGCTATTCCATAGCATGAGAACAACTCTGGTGTTATATAACATAGCAGTGCCAACCATTTGAGAAAAATATTCCAGCCATGCACTTAACTTTAAGCGATATGATTAATCAACTGATATGTACTGATTTATGGGCACAAATGATAGCCTATGACTTGTTTAGTCAAGTAGGTCCCAATAATGTAATGAATTCTGGTATATTCTGCATATTCAGCACACAAAACACTTCTTTTGAAAAATCTTTGTTTTCATTTTGTGTTTCTTGTTTCTGTTTGGAATCAATCTGCAATTAAGTACTTTTATTATACTTGTCAAAAATTAGTTTAAAAATTAATGTGTGAGAGAGATCTATACCTATTTAATTCATTTGTATTCATTTTGAAGATTTTGTTGTTAGCGTATATTTCTGTATATATATTTCTGTATATATAtttctgtgtatatatatatatatatatattgtgtgtgtgtgtgtgagatttcATTAATCTTgatttaacatttattttgagaacATTTAAACCTTTCAACTACCGGTAGGGTATGGCAAGCACTGATGGTTGAACACTGTGGACACTTTCTTTTCATGCTGTAATATAAACTGTGTTAGAGTGAGCATCACCTCATCTTTCCTCTGTCAGTGCATGAGAGAAACATCAAAGTATCAAAAAACATTTCTGAAGAAAGCACTACTCGGTTGAAGTGTGTCAATAAGCCCACAGTGATGATCTCTTTTATGTTGTAAATGTGTCGGTGTTCTTCTAATCTGAGCTGTATTCAGTTTTACTTTCTGGCCACCTGATGCCAGGAATTTTTATTACCAATCTATGTGCAGTTCTGCTCACCTAattccaggaaggatgtgaagcctTTGGAGTGGGTATAGGCTGACCAGAAtcatgcctggattaaagggtattagctatcaggagagattggacagatttAGGTTGTTTTCCTCGGAACGCAAGAGGTTGAGGGGCGACCtgatataagtatataaaattatgacataGGTTTTGCACGTGAGAACCTTTTTCCcgaggtggaaatatcaaaggctagagaacaaacctacctcccttctattgactccatttatgccttgcgctgcctcggcaaggccagcagcgccataatcaaggacgtgtggctccatggccactccctcttctcccctctcccatcaggcaaaaggtatagaagtgtgaaaacacacaccaccagattcagggacagtctcttcacaactgttgtcaggcaactgaatcatcctaccataaccagagagcagtgctgaactactatataactctttggtaaccctcggactatccttataGATCAAACAACCAATTGGTTCAATTTTCAACATTTTTTTGTATATTTctgtttattttaaattaaagatttaaattttaacattCATCACATGTCTATAAGATACAGCTCAGTGTTTTGTACTTAATAAACTTATTAAAAGTACTCTTCACTTTTAAAATTATGATTTCAATCTTGTATGTTTTGTGCAGCATGTTACACTTCAGTGTTTGAATTTTATCTATTTATTATCTTTGCATTCAGTAGTGACCTTAATTTTAGGTTATGTTTGCTGCATCTACTAATTACTGCACTGACTGCCTGATATTAAATTTTTATGCAACGGGGATATTATTCCATTAGGAGTGGGAATTAGGCTTAAGTAAATTTAAAATTGATCATGAGTATTTTATCAAATTTGATTGATGTGGAAGTATTGCTAGCCTTAAAATTAAATTTACATGAGCAGAACAAAATTCCAGCATTTCATTTATCACACCATTCGGCTTCGCTTTTGGGAAAATGTACCAAAAGCTGCTGAGGGGAAAGAGGGTGATAGTTtcctcccccaaccacccccatcCCTTTTGCAAGAGGTATTTTATCTCAAGACTGATAGCTCTATCAGCTGGACTGAAATCTGTTTCTTTTTGTTCATTCTGAGGTGGATATTATTAATTAATAATTGAGGTggattattattaatatttattCTAAACAAACTGCAGTGGAAGAGAATAATTATTTAAAATTGCGCATAAGGCACAACAGGTAACAGGGAAACAGAAAGATGCTTTACACCATGAGAGAAAAAATAGAAAGATAAAATTCAAGGATGTGCATCCCAAGTAAGTGATGTTCGTACAATCACCCTGAGTACAAAGATCGTTATGAATTGCTAGAGTAAATATGGTAATAGTTCCTCTCCTTTTACGTTTTCCCTATTTTGTCTGAGGACTTGTTTTAGGTCTATGGCAAAGATAAGAAAATGGGAAAAGAGGAGGAACATTCAAAAATTGGCCGAGTGACAGAAAACAGAGAATAGGGAGAATGGGCATTTAATCAAATTGTGAGAGCAAATAATGTTCCACGAAGATATTAGTTGAACTCCCAGCTATTTACCATATGTGTATACAAGTTAACACATTGAATAGAAATTTGCAAATACTAGATTGCTGATGATTCAGGGCAggcagtattgcattgtagagaTGGATATATGAAATTATGATGTAATATTAATAGACTAAGGGATAAGGCAGAACCAACAATGATTTGGAACATGGGCATAAAAGGTAATGGAATTTTGagcgaagagagagaaagagatattTTATGATGGAAAGTAAAACCATGAAGTCAAACAACAATACAGGACTCAGTACATAAATCATTGTAATGTCTTGTAAGGTACAGAAAATAATCTAGCATCAATGAAGACACATCCTGATGTTTGGAAAATCAATGAAGTTATCCCAACAGCTGTACAAAGCTTTGATCATACCATTGCAGGAACATTTAGTTTagagtacagtatggaaacagcccccttggcccactgagtccgcgccaaccatcaatcagccgtacactagttctatcctacacacaagggacaatttacagcagtaaTCTCGTTGTAAGCAGTTATGGACCCCACAACTTAGgaatgatataataataataataataatccatttattttatatagcgccttatcacatgctcaaagcgctttacaaaaacaattaacatagaaacaaacagacaaactatcctgacggaaaagcggcgaatactcaacgccagcgtcctctcacgtcagggtccggcagtagacattaaaaagcacaagacacacagatataattttttacacaaaacagccatcacagtgattgctctaggcataccctcactgtgatggaaggcaaagtcttggaTATATtggataggaaagaactgcagatgctgctttaaatcaaaggtcgacacaaaatgctggagtaactcggcgggacagggatcatctctggagagaaggagtgggtaacatttgggtcgagacccttcttcagtatgataTATTGGACTGGATTTTGCTGTTGGTGAATTGCAGTATTCTCTTTACGATACTGCAGAACTGACAGCAATTTCTCGACTTAGTACATGTGCAATGTGTATGGGAATCCAGAAGTTACTGTTGGAGATAACCATCTTATCCACTCTTGTGGCCTCCTTCAATATAATATCCACAGATTATTGAAAACGTAAAGTATTCGTGAACTATTTTCAAATGTTGTGAAAATGTTATTCTTTGTTGCACATGGGGTAAGTTGGTTGTTAATGGATTACCAAGTCACAACAACTATTTAATAAACTTTATCTCCTAACATAACTAACATGAATGTGCTCCCAATGAGGCCTCCTTTGCATCAGCAAGAGCAAGCATGGCCTAGGTGACCATTTCGCCGCACACTCGGTCCATCAAGGCATGCTGAATCTTCTGGTTGCAAACTATTTAACCCTCTTCCTATTCCCActcagatctttctgtcctgggcctcctccattgcaagaGTGGGGCCACATGTGAACCCATTCTTCCCactatccctccacccttccctttcCCTACGTCCCTTTCCATCTATATCCATTTGTCTGACCTCACATTTCAAGCTTCTCTCCTCATCTCACAGCCTGTctcattttcatctctggcctttgtccacccatctgccattgaACCCCCATCACCAGTATCCAtcaatcacttgcctggctttgtcacacccccacctctattccagttttctctccccctgacctgaaatctatcaattttctccagagatgttgatgcgatgaattactccagtactttgtattttttgctcaagattctagcatctgcatttccttgtgaatAACACGAAATGGGCATGGACTGTAATTGCCTCAGATAAATTTTCGATatataatgtttaaaaaatattttacttcTATGTTTGACCATTTGTTCCAGTCTTTATTTTGTAGTGTAAAATTGTACAAAGTGAGTTAAATATTGCACTTTTTACCTTTGATGTCAGTGATAGGTTATCCAAGTATAGGATTGCCATAGATGTTGGTACTTTTTCACTTTGGTCCATCACACCAAGATCACTGCATCGTTGAGAATAGTGTTCATTGAGCTCAGTGCTTAGCACGGCAGTTGACTGTCCAAAAAATCCTTTGAATTAATTGGCccggtctgtttcaatgctgtataactTCATGAACTTGCATAGTTTTTTCAGAGTGATATCCAGAGTTGCAAGGTTTTAATACAAGGAGAGATTACATAAATTTCCTAAAAATGAGAAAGTTTTGGGGAtatactcctgtatatcggccagatcaagcgcaggctcggtgatcgtttcgctgaacacctctgctcagtccgcctaaacgtatctgatctcccagttgctcaacactttaactccccctccaattcccacactgacctttctgtcctgggcctcctccattctcagagtgaggcccagcgcaaattggaggaacatcacctcatattttgtttgggcagcttacacccagcggtatgaacattgacttctctaacttcaagtagcccttgctttcccattctctccatcccctcccccttctgtctcctactacattttatctctgtaccgcccactcccatgacatcagtctgaagaagggtctcgacccgaaacatcacccattccttctctccagagatgctgcctgtcccgctgagttactccagcattttgaagttCTTTCCATGAAGAAGGACAAGGGTTCGGATGCATGGAaacaccaccatctgcagttcccctcCTGTCTATTGATATTCTTTCATCAGCAGGTCTAAatgctggaattctctgcccacaGGCATTGTGGAAGCTCCTTTACCAGAAGGCAGCAATGATATGAGGACGTGGCTCACTGCCATTTTCAGAAGGGCATAGACTGATTGTCTTAACTGCAATGCTCAATCCAGAAGAAGAATTTTAACATATCTACATTTCAATACAAACATTCATCTCTAATTGCTCTTATATTAAGATCATTTTGATCAATTCAATAAACACCATTCTGTCAGTACCTTCATGCCATTTCTTTTCCATATTGGGTAGAAATTTTAAAAATACTTCTTTATGTGAATGTATTTACCATCACTGAAAGTGGAAGTAATTGGTATAATTGTTTAAACTGCTATTACTGAGGATAAGCATAATTTTGGTTAAAGACTGAATAATTAACACCCATCAAATTTGATTGCAATCATCCATATGGAATATAGTAATGAAAATTATTACAAGCAAAGTTGTCTGTGTGTAAGCGTTTCAGCAAAGGATAGTCTCTAAAACATTTTCTCCTAAATAGAATATATAGCTGTTACACTCCTAGATCTCTTCCTAAACGGTTTATTCATTTATAGATATTATACATGAAGCCGAGCTAAGTTTTGCGGTTACACATATGTTCCTTTTAATTATTATTAATTCCTTACATTTACAATGTTTTacattgaaatatttaaaattattcagAGGGTACTTGTCTTTGTAAAGTTTGTAACATTGCAAACTTTAATAGATCGCACAATTCAAACTGCCTTCTCTTTTACAGTGTGGTTCAGGATAAATTCTGTGGCATCATAAACATTTGTGTGGAAGCACTGCATGATGTCATGTCAGAGGATCCAGACTCAGGGACTTACAAAGAGTAAGTAAGCAGTTCTGTCTGAGACTGTGAATGAATTGGTAATTGTAACATATTCAACTACATGCACTGCAGTTATTGAAAACCTTGGGATGAAATGGAATAAAGCAAGACAGATTTTAATAGCAGACAATCTATCTGAAATGCCAGCTTAATGTTCAGGCAATAAATTACCTGTGACCTTTCATAAGCTTGGGCATGAAAACATCTCTCACAGTCCTTATTGCCATTGGACATGCTTAGATAGGCTTGGAACTGAAGAATGAGTCTGAGCTTTCTAAATAAGTGGGCATTTTGGGACAAATACATCTGTCAATTCAATTTGATCCAATTTATCCCATGGGTTCATAATATATATTTGATCAAATAGCAATCAAAAAGGTGCATTTCTGTCAATGATCAGTTGGGATTAATCCTACTTAATTAAAAGCCTATTGCATGATTCTTGCATTTGATTTACATTTACTAAAGGCTGGGCATTTTACATTGAATTGcagcaaaaataatttaatgttgATCATATTTTTAGGAAACCTATTTAGAGATACGAAGTGACTTAATTTTGATGAATTTTGAATATATCATTATTACAACTTTGAAACAACTTAAATAGCAGATGCTCTATTATTAACCTGCATTTTCCAAAGTTCCATTGTTCCTATTCCTGCAACTGCTATAAACAGCCTTGAAGAGTGAGAATAACAAGTAACCTTTCTTGGTGCACAATTTATGATGGAAAAATATCATGtgagataatgaatgaatgaaaggaaaAGGGCTAATTGACCAATCTAATTGATTTCATTATGGGAGCCTCATATAATGCTGAATCACCTCTTTATAGTATTTAATTTTTAATCACATTCTGTAATTAAATCACATTCTCTGTCTCTCTATTTTTATCTCTATCTCCCCATCTCCAGGTAAATCATTTAATCCTTTAAGGATTTACTGAACCAAGCCACGAAGGGAATTGTTTGAATTCTGGCTAAAAGTTCTTGTTAATTATaattacattttgttttaaacatcACCTGTATTTGCTTGGTAATCAGCTATTTTTGCTCCCCTCAACCACCCCAATATTTCTATTGATAATTATTCTCTGTCCCTGCATTAACAAGGGAAGCGAATGTATTTACTAGCATGATCAGGAGGATGATTTCATGAATATTTTGGCGGCATCTATCCCTCTCTCTGGACTTGCCTTTGCAGTCTGAATGTCAGCTGACAATATGGAGAGGTTTTACCAGATGGCAGGATTCTCTTGAATATGTCATTGCAGTTGATACTCGATTCTCTCACCTGCACAAATAGAAATAGTTTGAACTTAACTAATGTTCAAAAGTTGATCTAAGCATGATTACTTGCCTTTAGAGTTCTGCATCCAGGAAGCAACCGCAGAGCAGTCCACGGTGAATGGCTTATTCGACTGAGAATGGGGAGACCAGACCTAACATGGCTGCTGAAAGCACTCAGATTTTATCTGACGACACAAAAATAAACTCTGATTGGAAGTCtggtgtttgaaatatttccatcaTTAACAATGATTAATAAAACGTCCCATTTATAATTCTCATTCAGGATCTGGCCTCCCCTGGCCAGGCTGATATTAGTTGTTCATGTCGTGAGGATGTGTACACAAAATGCCTTCCCCTATTAGAGATACTACCTTGTTTTATTcaacctcctccacccccaccctatcTTCCCCGCAACTTATAACTAAGTGGCTTTGTCTCTTTCCCATGGTAAGCCCTAGATGAAGTCAACCAGGTGACAGTTTAACGAGGAAAGTTAGAGAGAAAAAACACATGCATAGAAATGTAAAAGCTTCAAAGTGCAGAGCTAATTGGGAAAGAGCCTGCTGAGATTCCCCAAGATTATATAGGTACTCTGCCCTACAATCCCACTCTATCTTGCATTTGGCAATTAATTAATTTGACCAAGAATTGCAAGGCTGTGGAGACAAATGTTAATTCATTATTTATCTTTGATTTAATACTTTTAATTATTGgagattttaaatatttcaattgagttttattttttaaataattaatttttaTACTATTTTTCTGGAATCATGGGATCATTCATGAAAAATCAGGAGAtaatccagcatgttgtgcctgttGTGGTCAGAAATGTTCTGCCAAACCTAATTCTTCCTTCCAGCACCAGTGTAAAGGCTTCATAGGTCATTCAACAAAgtagtgaaaaggaaaagattgcaAAAAACAAGATattggtgcaaaacacaattggaaaaGAAGTCCATGGTAGTCCAAGAGGTGGTCGTTAGTGTTCAGTGGCCAAGATAGGGTTATGCACGTCTgttcaagaacctaatggttgtaggaaagtagctgttcctgaacctggtgtttTTTCgatttcagacttctgtacctcctacACAATGGTAGCAGAAAGTAGAGGGTACGACCTGGATGGTGGGAATCCTTAATAATAGATGCCTTCATGAGGCAGCGTTTTGTGTAGAtggttttgatggtggggagggctgtgcccgtgatggacagGACTGAGTCTGCAACTCTCTATATCCTCCTGTGATCCTGTGCCTTGGAATTGGTGTACCAGGCAATGATGTAACCAGTCGGGGTACATTCAACAATTGGGAGGTTTGTTGGAATATTcagtgacataccaaatctctttaATTTTGTCTATTCCAAAGGGAATAACAAAAGCAATCTGTCCACATAAGCAGTTTTCCAGTCCTGTCACCATCCACCCTCACACCAGTGAAATCACTATTTTCCTCTAATGTAATGACaagaacctagaaacatagacatagaaaataagtgcaggagtaggccatttggcccttcgagccagcaccgtcattcaatatgatcatggctgatcatccaaaatcagtacccattcctgctttctccccctattccttgattccgttagcccctatagagctatacctaactctctcgtgaaaacatccactgtcttctgtggcagagaacattACACAGTATCTTTGCTGTATTAACTGCATTGACTGCAGTTCTGCCATAACTCCTTTCTTATATTTACTGCTTTGGATAATGAAAGAG
This region of Rhinoraja longicauda isolate Sanriku21f chromosome 1, sRhiLon1.1, whole genome shotgun sequence genomic DNA includes:
- the LOC144592645 gene encoding uncharacterized protein LOC144592645, translating into MCGLYITEKCSSTIVKLMVGFLLLMPQGLSLICPSVCQHCTRTLTECCNLGLTSIPSNLAKSASSIYLSRNNISGIISIDFEGFNRLSALFLDNNDLISVHPQAFVSLVDLYYLRLNNNQIKHLNQEIFEGLSKLRYLHLQCNQILSIPVGLFSDLAALQYLQLEGNSLRSLSHGMFTGLMSLRTLHLANNRISWISSSSFRHLLKLEFLNLQSNRLAWIPSNAFAQLKVLKRLILSNNPIELIHPLSFNGLENLKYLSLNNAKIKAIPKDGFAALNNLRHLVLSNNSITRVNSNVFKVLKLRHLQLDDNNISIIESDAFEGMSRTLKVLHLANNHLTNLFPEVLMSLSSLVHLKVDGNPWECNCNMLNMRNWLLSSSFRVNIRCQSPSHLRGKPLYCTRISEISGCNVTLVPLGLNAEIRSPATRVALTSVKTDTPNLHFKLEHSSITKANFGDAALAAKDNEQFLSTFPVQLPIEYTPINFTTLTDSDMATILIKPLAICKQNLAKLNQTFDILLVFFILACTAVLLLTYKVHLLRQKLKELEAEGNNVLEYYSVYPFARYHVTDPVQAILPERVTRPQVHQATTLKITYPANQAQVILFEHSVL